Part of the Methylomonas sp. AM2-LC genome, GGTCTGCAAGCCAGCTTGCAGGGCAGTATCGCGTAAATATTCAACATTGCCAAAATCTTCGTCGCTGCCATCCATGCTGGCAAAGTGCAGGGCAGGGTGACGATGGCGATAGTTTGCCCAGAAACTCAGCAATTTTTCATGTATGGAATTGAACTGGTCGGCTTGTGGAAAACACTCTTGTAACCAGAACCATTGCACCACACTGGCTTCCAGTAAAGCGGTAGGCGTGTCGGCGTTATATTCCAGTAGTTTTGGTGTACCAGTGCCGTTCCAGGCTAAATCGAAACGCCCATACAGGCTAGGTTCCTGTTGTTCCCACGACTGAATAATATAAGGCACGGCCCATTGCGGAATGTGTAATTTAGCAAAACCGTTGCGTCTGATGATGTGATCAACTGCACTTAAACACAATTGATGCAGTTCGTGGGTCACATCGTCCAGTAAATCGATTTGGCTGCGGGTAAAGCAATAGCAAGCCGATTCATCCCAATAGATTTCTCCACCCGGACTATGATAATGCATGCCGACGCTGCCGACGCGTGCCTGCCAGTCGCTACGGGGTGTTAAGGCAATACGCTGCATGCTTAGCCGCCGAAACCGGAAAAGAAGCGGCCAAAGCCACCAAAACCACCACGGCGTACTTCGCTTGGATTACTGTCCCAACGGCTGCCGTAACTGCTGCGGGTATATCTGCCCGAGCCACTCCCTGCGCCACCGGAGCCGCCATTGCCACCCGTAGAATTATTGGCAGTGTTACACGCTTGTGGCATGGCATTAGGATCTTGACACGGTGGTTGGGCAATACGAAAATCATTCGGGTGATTAAGGTAAGCGGCCATAGACAGACTGCTCAATACAGCCAGCGATACCTGCATGGAGCGGCGCTGGTTGGGTATGGGCGGGGCGGGGTTATGTTCCAGTGCATTACCGGTTTGTACCCAGATCTCCCAATCGGTTAAGCGTGGATAAAATCCGGCATAAAAGCAGATACCCACCAGTAGAAACACATAATAATCCAGTTTATTGCCAAAGCTTAAAAACAGCGGTAAACCTATCCATACCAAAGCATTGATGAGTAGTGCGGAGTATAAAGCGCGTTTTTGAGCGCGGCGGGTTTTGTCCTGATAACTCAGCCCAGTAGCAGATGGTGATTTAGCCAATTGGTAGAGCAAGGCATACACCACTAGCGCCAACCCCACACACAGTAACCGGACTGGTGTGGCCGATAAATGCGTGACGTAACCCGTAAACTCGGCATACTGCCAAGCAATACTGGTGGCGAAAAAGATGTAACACAATAGATTAAACAGCGTTAACACACTGGCGTAGCGAAAAGCGGCGGCTGCGCTTTCAAACTGCATGCAAGCGGCACTTTTGCCATGCACAGGTTCTGCTCTAAATGTACCGATCTGATAGGTATTGCGCTGGTAGGAATTTAACCATAGCAACATTTCCGGACCTATTAGCCAAGTATGCACATTAATAGATTCACGCCAATTTTGCGCCGAACCATGCAAGAGGCGGCGACTGTGCAGCTGCGGGTGATTGGCAACGCAGAGCGCGTTGCTGGGAAGAGTGCTGCTGAACAAATAGCCGGATTTAACGATTTGTTCTGGATAAAAACTGATACTGCGGGTATTGATGATATCGCCCAGTAACGCAATCAGGTAAACAGCCAGCAACACACAACATACTTCCAGGATATAAATCTGGCTTTGAATACCCAGCCAGCATAGCCAAAGCACCAGAGAAAAGCCCACCAGCGCCAGCAACTTTTTCCAGAGGCTGTAATAGATAGTTAATTTATTAGCTAGGGTCGAGGTGGACATGGGTGAAAAATGTTAGGGTAGTGCGGTTAGATACGCGTTAATTCCTGTTAATATGGGTTTGATATTTCTCGCGCATTGTAACCCGCCAAACCACGCCGGATTATAGTAAATATAGACTATTTGCATTATAGGGTTGGAAATCAAAATGACTCATGCGGGCATTGGGGTCAGGTCTTTCCATGACACATGCAAGTAATTTCATTTTACCGTTCGACTAACTGTTGAGCAATAACAACGTGGTAATGGTTAGTCATCAAACAAAGAGGGCATTGCGTGGGGTATTGGGGTCAGGTCTTTCCATAACATATGCAAGTAATTTCATTTTACCGTTCGACTAACTCTCGCAAACTTGACCAAATATTTCCAGCCAACATAATCTATCGTCATCGTCTAAAAAAATATCATGGCGAGCATTTCCTCGCGAAGTGACATGATACAAACCGCCCGCTAATTCAATTCTTAAAGGTCTTGCCATATTGTTTAACCTTTCACGGGCATTGGGGTCAGGTCTTTCCATGACACATGCAAGTAATTTCATTTTACCGTTCGACTAACTGTTGAGCAATAACAACGTGTTAATGGTTAGTCATCAAACAATAAGCATGGCATATCCAGTTGAATCGCTCGCAAACTTGACCAAATATTTCCAGCCAACATAATCTATCGTCATCGTCTAAAAAAAGAGGGCATTGGGGTCAGGTCTTTCCATAACATATGCAAGTAATTTCATTTTACCGTTCGACTAACTCTCGCAAACTTGACCAAATATTTCCAGTCAACATAATCTATTGTCATCGTCTAAAAAAATATCATGGTGAGCATTTCCTCGCGAAGTGACATGATACAAACCGCCCGCTAATTCAATTCTTAAAGGTCTTGCCATATTGTTTAACCTTTCATATATATATTTATGTTATTCATTCTGTATATGCTGTACATTTATTTTAACATAAAAATGCGTTATTGAAAGACCTGACCGTACGCAGTAACAACTGCAAATCTAGCGGGTTAAAGTCCCGACCGTGGAATTGTCCGTACGCCACGGTAGCATGAGAAAGCGGCGTTGTGGCGACACGGGGTCGTAAGTTTTCAAATAGCAAAAGTGCAGGCCGAAACGAAAGTGAACCTATAAGTAGCCTCGTAAACGTAATCGAAGAAGCCGACCCTGTGGTCAGAAGGGGAAGGTCGTCGTACGAACACTTAAATAACGGAAATGGTGTTTGTGTTCTTCCGGGGTAGCAGGGTTGGCATGTACTAGAAGATTTGTAGTCCAGTGCTGGAGACCTGTATTGAGGGATGGGGAGGCCATCGATCATTGGATATAAGGAAACGAAATTTCAATGGCTGAATACAGGAGTCGGAGGGGCTCATAGTACCGTTTGAAGCCAAAGGACAACATAACCTTGGCTGAGGGAAGGGGCTCTACTTTGTTCACGCAACCCAAGAATGGAGGATGAGGAGATTGCCATGTTGCTAGTCACTCCTACGAAAATCAGGACATTACAGAGGAAGCTATATACCAAGGCCAAGCAAGAACCAGCCTATCGTTTTTACGCGCTTTACGACAAGATATACCGGGAAGATGTCCTCTATCACGCCTGGTGTCTGGTTAGAGCTAATAAGGGAAGTCCCGGCGTTGACGGGATAAGCTTTGAAGCCATAGAGCATGTAATTGGGTTAGATAAGTTTTTGTTGGAACTTGTCCATGATCTGAAAGAAAAGACCTACCGAGCCCAGCCAGTCCGGCGCGTTATGATTCCTAAAGCGGATGGTAGTTTAAGACCGCTGGGGATTCCGACGATACGTGACCGGGTGGCGCAAATGGCGGTTAAACTTGTCATTGAGCCCATATTCGAAGCAGACTTCTGTCCGAATTCGTATGGATTCAGACCAAAGAAATCGGCGCATGATGCGGTGGATGACATTGCCAATGCGCTATGGGCGGGTTATACACAAGTCATAGATGCTGATTTGACGAAATATTTCGACAGCATACCGCATGCAAAGCTGATGGCAGTGGTTGCAGAACGCATTGTTGATGGTGAGATTCTCGCACTGATCAAGCAATGGCTGAAAGCCCCCGTGATTGGTAATGATGAAAACGGTAAGAGGAAGGTGTTGGGTGGTGGAAAAGCCAATCGTAAAGGAACGCCGCAAGGTGGTGTAATCTCCCCGCTATTGGCAAACTGCTACCTACATATTCTTGACCGGATATGGCAACGACATCAGCTCAAAGGCAAATTAAAAGCGCAGTTGGTGAGATATGCCGATGACTTTGTTGTGTTGTGTAGAAAGGATGTTGAAACACCCATGTTGGTTGTAAAGCAAGTGCTGGAAAGATTAGGTCTTACCCTGAACGAATCCAAAACGCACATTGTTGACGCTACCCAATCAAGCTTCAATTTCTTGGGATTTTCAATCAGAATGAGCCAAGGAAGGCGAACAGGCAAGCCATACCCGCATGTCTGCCCATCAGCTAAATCTGCGAAGAAGATCAAGGACAAGCTGACACAGATGACGGGGCGAAATCAAACCACCCTGCCACTAGAAATTATGATCAGAAATATTAATCTAAGCCTCAGAGGTTGGACAAACTATTTCCATTATCAAAACTCTAGTCAGGTATTTGAGAAAGTTAAGGTACACGCAGAGCAACGCCTGCGTAAACACTTGATGAAACGCCATAAGATAAAAGATCGAAAGATTGGCGAAGGTCGATTTCCTAGCGTAGATTTATACAAACGCTATGGTTTATTTAAGGTTCCAGGGAAAGCTGGCTGGCGATCAGTGCATGCCTGAGTACGAAGAGCATCGGAAAGCCGTGTGCGGGAAAACTGCAAGCACGGTTTGATGAGGAGGGGTAGGCGCAAGCCTGCTCCTTACTCTACCCATTGTGTCTTAACGTCGAAAACTATGGCGGGTTAAGATTGTGATATCAGAGTGATACTAATAGTAACTGCAATTAAGCACATGTTAGCAACTCCGTCCTTAAATAACATCATAACCGCAAAGTTTCTCAAACTCATTTAACGGTATAGGTTTACTGAGTAAATAGCCCTGATAGCTGGGGCAATGGTGAATAGTCAGAAACTGTCTTTGTTCCTCTGTTTCAACGCCTTCGGCAATCACATTTAAACCTAAACTTCTGGCCAGGGTGATGATGGTTTGTACGACCACCGCGTCATTTGCATTGTCAGGCAGGTTGCGGATAAACGACTGATCTATCTTTAGTTGATCCAGCGGTAAACGGCTCAGGTAAGAAAGAGACGAATAGCCGGTGCCGAAATCGTCCATGGAGAAACTAACGCCTAAAGCCCTGAGTTCATGCATTTTTTGTATGGTATCTTCAACATCGTCAAGCACCAGGCTTTCGGTTAATTCCAGTTTCAGCTGCTTAGCGGGCGCATCGCTAGTTTTGAGTGCCAAACACACTTGCTCGACAAAATCGGACTGTCTAAACTGGCGCGCACTGACATTGATGGCCAACGTTAACCGACACGCCCGCGCATGGCTTTGCCAATTTTTGAGTTGAGCGCAGGCGGTTTCCAGTACCCATAAGCCGATGGGCAAGATCAAGCCGGTTTCTTCGGCTAAGGTGATAAATACAATGGGTGATATCAAGCCGCGTTCTGGATGTCGCCATCGCAGCAGCGCTTCGGCACTGACTATACCGTGTTCGCCGTCTGCTTGTGCCTGATAATGCAGTTCAAACTGCGCTTCCTTAATTGCAGTGCGCAATTCGATCTCCAAGTTGGCTTTAGCGGCAAGTGACGCTTGCATGTTTGGATCGTAAAAGCGCAGAGTATTGCGTCCCGCAGATTTGGCTTCATACATGGCTATATCAGCCTGTTTTAAAAGATCTTCTACCGAATTTTCGGCGTCTGCAAACAAAGTGATACCAATACTGGGGGTACTATGGTAAACATTGTCGCCGAATTTATAGGGTTGATTGAGTGTCAACAGAATTTTTTCGCAGACTTTCTGTGCTTGCGCTGCAGATTTTTCAAGATTATTGCTCAGGTTTTCCAGGATAATCACAAACTCATCACCCCCCAATCGCGAAATGGTGTCGCCCTCGCGAATGCAGGCGCTTAAACGCTCGGCAACCATCACCAGCAAGCGGTCACCCATGTCGTGTCCACTAATATCGTTAAGCAATTTAAAGTTATCCAGATCAATAAACACCAAAGCAGAGCAGTGCAGATGGCGCGAATTGCTGCACAGACTTTGCTGAAGCCTCTCTTGCAGTAGACGACGGTTTGGCAGGCGGGTCAGTGGGTCGAAGAAAGCCAGTTGTTTGATTTCCTGCTCTGCTTTTTTACGATCACTAATATCCACTAGTATGACAACGTAATGGGTAATTTTGGCTTGAGAGGGCATTGGGGTCAGGTCTTTCCATAACATATGCAAGTAATTTCATTTTACCGTTCGACTAACTGTTGAGCAATAACAACGTGGTAATGGTTAGTCATCAAACAATAAGCATGGCATATCCAGTTGAATCGCTCGCAAACTTGACCAAATATTTCCAGCCAACATAATCTATCGTCATCGTCTAAAATAATATCATGGCGAGCATTTCCTCGCGGGCATTGGGGTCAGGTCTTTCCATGACACATGCAAGTAATTTCATTTTACCGTTCGACTAACTGTTGAGCAATAACAACGTGTTAATGGTTAGTCATCAAACAATAAGCATGGCATATCCAGTTGAATCGCTCGCAAACTTGACCAAATATTTCCAGCCAACATAATCTATCGTCATCGTCTAAAAAAAGAGGGCATTGGGGTCAGGTCTTTCCATAACATATGCAAGTAATTTCATTTTACCGTTCGACTAACTCTCGCAAACTTGACCAAATATTTCCAGTCAACATAATCTATTGTCATCGTCTAAAAAAATATCATGGTGAGCATTTCCTCGCGAAGTGACATGATACAAACCGCCCGCTAATTCAATTCTTAAAGGTCTTGCCATATTGTTTAACCTTTCATATATATATTTATGTTATTCATTCTGTATATGCTGTACATTTATTTTAACATAAAAATGCGTTATTGAAAGACCTGACCGTACGCAGTAACAACTGCAAATCTAGCGGGTTAAAGTCCCGACCGTGGAATTGTCCGTACGCCACGGTAGCATGAGAAAGCGGCGTTGTGGCGACACGGGGTCGTAAGTTTTCAAATAGCAAAAGTGCAGGCCGAAACGAAAGTGAACCTATAAGTAGCCTCGTAAACGTAATCGAAGAAGCCGACCCTGTGGTCAGAAGGGGAAGGTCGTCGTACGAACACTTAAATAACGGAAATGGTGTTTGTGTTCTTCCGGGGTAGCAGGGTTGGCATGTACTAGAAGATTTGTAGTCCAGTGCTGGAGACCTGTATTGAGGGATGGGGAGGCCATCGATCATTGGATATAAGGAAACGAAATTTCAATGGCTGAATACAGGAGTCGGAGGGGCTCATAGTACCGTTTGAAGCCAAAGGACAACATAACCTTGGCTGAGGGAAGGGGCTCTACTTTGTTCACGCAACCCAAGAATGGAGGATGAGGAGATTGCCATGTTGCTAGTCACTCCTACGAAAATCAGGACATTACAGAGGAAGCTATATACCAAGGCCAAGCAAGAACCAGCCTATCGTTTTTACGCGCTTTACGACAAGATATACCGGGAAGATGTCCTCTATCACGCCTGGTGTCTGGTTAGAGCTAATAAGGGAAGTCCCGGCGTTGACGGGATAAGCTTTGAAGCCATAGAGCATGTAATTGGGTTAGATAAGTTTTTGTTGGAACTTGTCCATGATCTGAAAGAAAAGACCTACCGAGCCCAGCCAGTCCGGCGCGTTATGATTCCTAAAGCGGATGGTAGTTTAAGACCGCTGGGGATTCCGACGATACGTGACCGGGTGGCGCAAATGGCGGTTAAACTTGTCATTGAGCCCATATTCGAAGCAGACTTCTGTCCGAATTCGTATGGATTCAGACCAAAGAAATCGGCGCATGATGCGGTGGATGACATTGCCAATGCGCTATGGGCGGGTTATACACAAGTCATAGATGCTGATTTGACGAAATATTTCGACAGCATACCGCATGCAAAGCTGATGGCAGTGGTTGCAGAACGCATTGTTGATGGTGAGATTCTCGCACTGATCAAGCAATGGCTGAAAGCCCCCGTGATTGGTAATGATGAAAACGGTAAGAGGAAGGTGTTGGGTGGTGGAAAAGCCAATCGTAAAGGAACGCCGCAAGGTGGTGTAATCTCCCCGCTATTGGCAAACTGCTACCTACATATTCTTGACCGGATATGGCAACGACATCAGCTCAAAGGCAAATTAAAAGCGCAGTTGGTGAGATATGCCGATGACTTTGTTGTGTTGTGTAGAAAGGATGTTGAAACACCCATGTTGGTTGTAAAGCAAGTGCTGGAAAGATTAGGTCTTACCCTGAACGAATCCAAAACGCACATTGTTGACGCTACCCAATCAAGCTTCAATTTCTTGGGATTTTCAATCAGAATGAGCCAAGGAAGGCGAACAGGCAAGCCATACCCGCATGTCTGCCCATCAGCTAAATCTGCGAAGAAGATCAAGGACAAGCTGACACAGATGACGGGGCGAAATCAAACCACCCTGCCACTAGAAATTATGATCAGAAATATTAATCTAAGCCTCAGAGGTTGGACAAACTATTTCCATTATCAAAACTCTAGTCAGGTATTTGAGAAAGTTAAGGTACACGCAGAGCAACGCCTGCGTAAACACTTGATGAAACGCCATAAGATAAAAGATCGAAAGATTGGCGAAGGTCGATTTCCTAGCGTAGATTTATACAAACGCTATGGTTTATTTAAGGTTCCAGGGAAAGCTGGCTGGCGATCAGTGCATGCCTGAGTACGAAGAGCATCGGAAAGCCGTGTGCGGGAAAACTGCAAGCACGGTTTGATGAGGAGGGGTAGGCGCAAGCCTGCTCCTTACTCTACCCATTGTGTCTTAACGTCGAAAACTATGGCGGGTTAAGATTGTGATATCAGAGTGATACTAATAGTAACTGCAATTAAGCACATGTTAGGGTATTGGGGTCAGGTCTTTCCATAACATATGCAAGTAATTTCATTTTACCGTTCGACTAACTCTCGCAAACTTGACCAAATATTTCCAGCCAACATAATCTATCGTCATCGTCTAAAAAAATATCATGGCGAGCATTTCCTCGCGAAGTGACATGATACAAACCGCCCGCTAATTCAATTCTTAAAGGTCTTGCCATATTGTTTAACCTTTCATAAATATATTTATATTATTCATTCTGTATATGCTGTACATTTATTTTAACATAAAAATGCGTTATTGAAAGACCTGACCGTACGCAGTAACAACTGCAAATCTAGCGGGTTAAAGTCCCGACCGTGGAATTGTCCGTACGCCACGGTAGCATGAGAAAGCGGCGTTGTGGCGACACGGGGTCGTAAGTTTTCAAATAGCAAAAGTGCAGGCCGAAACGAAAGTGAACCTATAAGTAGCCTCGTAAACGTAATCGAAGAAACCGACCCTGTGGTCAGAAGGGGAAGGTCGTCGTACGAACACTTAAATAACGGAAATGGTGTTTGTGTTCTTCCGGGGTAGCAGGGTTGGCATGTACTAGAAGATTTGTAGTCCAGTGCTGGAGACCTGTATTGAGGGATGGGGAGGCCATCGATCATTGGATATAAGGAAACGAAATTTCAATGGCTGAATACAGGAGTCGGAGGGGCTCATAGTACCGTTTGAAGCCAAAGGACAACATAACCTTGGCTGAGGGAAGGGGCTCTACTTTGTTCACGCAACCCAAGAATGGAGGATGAGGAGATTGCCATGTTGCTAGTCACTCCTACGAAAATCAGGACATTACAGAGGAAGCTATATACCAAGGCCAAGCAAGAACCAGCCTATCGTTTTTACGCGCTTTACGACAAGATATACCGGGAAGATGTCCTCTATCACGCCTGGTGTCTGGTTAGAGCTAATAAGGGAAGTCCCGGCGTTGACGGGATAAGCTTTGAAGCCATAGAGCATGTAATTGGGTTAGATAAGTTTTTGTTGGAACTTGTCCATGATCTGAAAGAAAAGACCTACCGAGCCCAGCCAGTCCGGCGCGTTATGATTCCTAAAGCGGATGGTAGTTTAAGACCGCTGGG contains:
- a CDS encoding glutathionylspermidine synthase family protein; this translates as MQRIALTPRSDWQARVGSVGMHYHSPGGEIYWDESACYCFTRSQIDLLDDVTHELHQLCLSAVDHIIRRNGFAKLHIPQWAVPYIIQSWEQQEPSLYGRFDLAWNGTGTPKLLEYNADTPTALLEASVVQWFWLQECFPQADQFNSIHEKLLSFWANYRHRHPALHFASMDGSDEDFGNVEYLRDTALQAGLQTWHLPIPQIGWDKRQQRFVDEQLQVISALFKLYPWEWLLQDEFSRYLPSANLTLLEPAWKLLLSSKGILPMLWELFPDHPNLLAASFGDQPLLGAYVRKPLYSREGANIEIRRGASVVETTGSYGAEGYIYQQYTPLTAFAGHYPVIGSWVIANQAAGIGIREDTSEITGNNSRFIPHYFVEDN
- a CDS encoding EAL domain-containing protein — translated: MLWKDLTPMPSQAKITHYVVILVDISDRKKAEQEIKQLAFFDPLTRLPNRRLLQERLQQSLCSNSRHLHCSALVFIDLDNFKLLNDISGHDMGDRLLVMVAERLSACIREGDTISRLGGDEFVIILENLSNNLEKSAAQAQKVCEKILLTLNQPYKFGDNVYHSTPSIGITLFADAENSVEDLLKQADIAMYEAKSAGRNTLRFYDPNMQASLAAKANLEIELRTAIKEAQFELHYQAQADGEHGIVSAEALLRWRHPERGLISPIVFITLAEETGLILPIGLWVLETACAQLKNWQSHARACRLTLAINVSARQFRQSDFVEQVCLALKTSDAPAKQLKLELTESLVLDDVEDTIQKMHELRALGVSFSMDDFGTGYSSLSYLSRLPLDQLKIDQSFIRNLPDNANDAVVVQTIITLARSLGLNVIAEGVETEEQRQFLTIHHCPSYQGYLLSKPIPLNEFEKLCGYDVI
- the ltrA gene encoding group II intron reverse transcriptase/maturase, whose protein sequence is MLLVTPTKIRTLQRKLYTKAKQEPAYRFYALYDKIYREDVLYHAWCLVRANKGSPGVDGISFEAIEHVIGLDKFLLELVHDLKEKTYRAQPVRRVMIPKADGSLRPLGIPTIRDRVAQMAVKLVIEPIFEADFCPNSYGFRPKKSAHDAVDDIANALWAGYTQVIDADLTKYFDSIPHAKLMAVVAERIVDGEILALIKQWLKAPVIGNDENGKRKVLGGGKANRKGTPQGGVISPLLANCYLHILDRIWQRHQLKGKLKAQLVRYADDFVVLCRKDVETPMLVVKQVLERLGLTLNESKTHIVDATQSSFNFLGFSIRMSQGRRTGKPYPHVCPSAKSAKKIKDKLTQMTGRNQTTLPLEIMIRNINLSLRGWTNYFHYQNSSQVFEKVKVHAEQRLRKHLMKRHKIKDRKIGEGRFPSVDLYKRYGLFKVPGKAGWRSVHA